The DNA sequence CCAGGAAAACGACTTTCCCGAAGCTATCAACGAGCGGCTTCGCACGCTACATCGTGAACTTCCGGAGGGTCCTATCCGACCGATACAAGACCCGGGGGCGCCAGACCTGCCGCTCTGGAACGAATGGGTAGCCCCTTACGTAGGCGAAACCTGGGCTTCGGCGCCCTGGCTCTTCGCCGAACATTATCTGTACCGGCGCCTGCTGGAAGCCACCGGTTACTTCCAGCCCGGTCCCACCTATCTGCTTGATCCGTTCCGCAAGCAAAAGGCAGAAGCCTTCGACCCGACCGCTGAGATTGTGGGCATGCTGGCTCGGGCAGCCAATGAACGAGCAGCACAGCCGGAACTGACCCGTACCCAGCTACCCCTGCTGATACGCACGGCGCTCTGGAGCAACCAGCTCGACCTGAGCATGTGGTCGGCCACTGAGGCTCCTCACCACCTGGGCACCGACCAGGAAACAGCCCATGTGCTGGTTGACGACACTGACGCCCTGCGAGCCCATCTCGAAACCGTGGCGCCAGCCCGGGTCGACCTGCTGGCAGACAACGCTGGGTTCGAATTGCTATGTGATCTGGTCCTCATCGATGGACTCCTGGCCGCCGACTATGCTCGCCTCGTCGTGCTGCATCTGAAAGCACATCCCACATTCGTCTCCGATGCGCTCGTCGTAGATGTGCTGGAAATGCTCGACATGCTGGCCGCCGCCCCAGATCCTGCCCCTCGTACCCTGGCCGAACGCCTGCGACGATACCTGGCAGACGGCCGCCTGCACTTGTCGGATAGCTTCATCTGGAACTGTCCGCTACCCATGCGGGCTTTCCCGAAACTTCCGCTGGCCGATCTGGCCCGCTCCGATCTGGTTATTGCCAAGGGCGATGCCAACTATCGTCGCCTGGTGGACGATGCCCACTGGCCTTTCACCACCCCCTTTGCCGAAGTGGTCGGCTACTTTCCAGCCCCCCTACTGGCCCTGCGCACCCTCAAAGCAGAGGTGGTCGTAGGGCTGGATACAGCACGCATTCGCGAAGTCGCCACGCAGGATCCAGCCTGGATGACCAACGGCCACTGGGGGGTGATTCAGTTTTACCATCCCCCGAGCTCACCCTGAATCCTCAGGCCCGCTCTTCCCCGACTGACCCAGCCGCCTGCAATCGGACAAGCGCTTCGCGGGCGGCCCGTTGCTCCGCCTGTTTCTTGCTACCGGCCGTGCCGCGCCCCAGTCGTCGGTTTCCGATCCAGGCCTCTACGGTAAACGTCCGCGCATGGCTGGGCCCTTCCTCGGCCACTACCCGATAACGCGGTTGCGGCCATCCCCGAGCCTGTGCAAACTCAAGCAACAGGCTTTTGTAGTTATCCGGCTGTCGGGCCAACGCTTCCAAATCGAGCGGTGCCAGTAGCGCGCGCTCTACAAACGTTCGCGCCGCATCCAGTCCCAGATCCAGATAAATCGCCCCGATTAATGCTTCAAACGCATCGGACAGGATCGAGTCGTTCGCCCGTCCCCCCGCCCGCTCCATGTGTTCACTCAGCTGCACATATGCGCTCAACTCCAACCGACGCGCCGCCTGTGCCAGCGCCCTACGATTGACCAGCTTGGCCCGCAGCCGGGTCAGAAAGCCTTCGTTTTGATCCGGAAAACGCTCATACAGATAGGCCGCTACAATAAACCCCAGCACTGCGTCCCCCAAAAACTCCAGTCGCTCGTTGGAATACAGGTGACTATCGGGTTGTCCACGTAGCAAGCTCCGATGTGTCAGCGCCTGTTCATAAAGGGTCAGGTTCTGAACCGGCAACCCTGTCAGACGCCGCATCACCGCCAGCCGTTCAGATACTGCTGGCGTTACTTTACCGGTCAACCGCAGCAGCCAGTTTTGCAAGCGACAGCGTACGCCACGCATGCCTGTTACCCCCATGTACACACTGAAAGATACACACCCTGCCGCAAAAATCCTGTAACACCTTGCACTGCAAGAAACTTCTCACTGGTTAACCTTTTGTTTCTACATGCACTTCCCCAAAAATCTGTAAAGCCCATGGCACAGGATCGTCCTCGTGTGGTGATTGTAGGTGCGGGATTCGGCGGGCTGACGCTGGCACGAGCGCTGCATCGTCTGCCCGTTGAAGTCGTGTTGATCGACCGCCAGAACTACCATACGTTTCAGCCGCTTCTCTACCAGGTAGCTACGGCGGGCCTGGAGCCGGAGGAAATTGCACACGCCGTGCGCGGTATTTTTCAGGGACGGCGAAACGTCCGGTTCGTGATGGGTACGGTCGTGGGGGTCGACTGGAACGCGCAGGCGGTGTTGCTGGAAGACGGCGATCGCATCCCCTTTGACTATCTGGTACTGGCCGCCGGAGCCGTTACCAATTATTTCGGCATTGAAGGCGCTGCCGAATACGCCTTCCCGCTCAAGACGCTTGAAGATGCGATCGCACTGCGCAGCCATATCATTCGCCAGTTTGAGGAAGCCGATCGGCATCCGGAGCGCATCCGGGAAGGCCTGCTCAACATCGTGGTGGTAGGCGGCGGCCCGACCGGCATCGAAATGGCAGGTGCTCTGGTGGAATGGTTCGAACTGGTCTTCCGCAAAGACTATCCCCACCTGCCCATGAACCGGGCCCGCGTGCTCCTTGTCGAAGCGCTCGACACCGTACTCTCCTCCTATGATGTGCGACTCCAACAGTATGCCCGCCAGCAACTTCGCCGCCGGGGCGTCGAGCTGCATCTGGGGGACCCTGTCGCCCGCGTCACGTCGGAGGCCGTTTATCTGCAGAGTGGCGAACGTATTCCCACGCGGACCGTCATCTGGGCGGCCGGCGTGCGCGCCTGCCCCCTGGCCGACCGGCTGGGCCTGCCGCAGACGCGCGGTGGTCGCATTGAAGTCGAAGCCGACCTGCGCGTACCCGGCTATCCGAATGTCTTTGTCATTGGCGATCTGGCCGCCAGCCGCGACGAAGCAGGCCGCCTGCATCCCCAGATGGCACCTGTGGCTATCCAGGGCGCACGGCACGTGGCCCGACAGATCCAGCGCCTGCTGCAGGGTCAGGAAACAGAACCATTCCGTTATCGGCATCGGGGTATAATGGCCACCATCGGCCGCCATGCTGCCGTGGCCGAACTGAAAAGCAACGTACGCCTGACCGGCCCCCTGGCCTGGTTCGCCTGGCTTGCCCTTCACCTGGTACAACTGATCGGCTTCCGCAACCGCTTACAGGTCCTTATCAACTGGGCCTGGAACTACTTTACCTACGATCGCAGCGCCCGACTCATTTTCCACATCCACCCCGTCCCGGCCGACTATTTGCCCGAATATGTCACCAGCAAGGCAACTACCGACGCTTAAGTTGCTGCGGCTCGGGGACGCGGCGGGCGGAACAGCTCGGCGCAACGGGCAAACTGATCGGCCAGCCCGATCAGCACAAGCCGATCGCCAGGTTTGATGCGAAAGTCACCGGCCGGGCTGCCAATGGTTCGATTGCCACGCCGCACAGCCAGCACGGTCAGTCCATAACGCTGACGCAGGTTCAGCTCGGCCAGCGTCTTACCCGCTACGGGAGCTCCTTCGCGCACCACTACTGCACGCGTATGCAGCCCTTCTTCGTCGAGTCCCTGAAGCACCATCAGATGGGCCTCCTGAATACTGCCCCGGAAAATCCGATAGTCGCCCGCACGAATTGCCGCGACCTGCCGCTGAATTTCATCCTCCGGTACAAAGTAAGCCTGCAGCACCTGCGTAAAGATGCGCACGGACGTTTCCAGCTCTTCGGGCACCACAATGTCGGCACCAACCCGCTGAAGCACTTCTACATCCCGCAAAAAGCGCGTGCGTACGATGATCTGCAGCGTCGGGTTTAAGAAACGCGCCAGCTCTACGATGCGTCGCGTAGCGTCCTCGTCGTTAATGGCCACCACACATACTTTGGCCCGCTCGATTGCCGCATGCTCCAGAATGTGCCGGCGACTGGCATCACCATACAGAATAGGGATGTCCTCGTGCCGGGCGGTCCGAACAGTATGTGGATTGAGTTCGATGACTATAAAAGGAATGCCGGCTTCCCGAAGTACCCGTACCAGACGTTGCCCGGCGGGTCCATAGCCCACCACGATCACATGGTCTTCGAGCACCGCTTTTTCCACAGGGGGTGCGGGCGCAGGAGGTTCACGTCGGAGCAGCTGTGCGTTCAACCGTCGCCCAAGCGCCATCAAAAACGGCGTGACGGCCATAAGCAGTACGGTCGAAGCCAGCAGGCCCTGCGTGCCGGCCTCCCCCATACCGGCCGGAGTGAGCCCCACGTCGCGTCCGGCCTGCGCCAGCACAAACGAAAACTCTCCGATTTGCGCCAGCGACAGTCCGAGCGCCAGCGCCACCCGCGTTGGATACCCCAGCAGACGCGCAGCAGCCGCCGTGGCCCCCACTTTGACCAGCAACACCCCCAGCACAATGCCCGTCACCAGCAAAGGCTGCGTCAGCACAAACAACACGTCCAGCAGCATTCCTACCGATACAAAGAAAATCGCATTGAACAGGGCTTTAAGCGGCAGAATCTCACTCAACGCGTATTCGCTATAGGTGCTTTCGCTGACAACCAATCCTGCCAGGAAAGCTCCCAGGGCCAGGCTAACACCAAACAGGCTGGTCAGCCAGGCTGTCCCGAAGCAGATAGCCACCACCGTCAGCAAAAACAGCTCGTGACGACGCGTATAGGCAATGCGCTCCAGCAACCAGGGGACGATCTGACGAGCCAGCACGAGCACACCACCTACTACCAGCAAGGCCTGCCCCAACGCCTGCAGCGTATCAAGTGCCGAGCCATGCCCGCCACCCAGCACCGGCACCAGCAGCACCATGGCGACAATCGCCAGATCCTGGAAAATGAGCATGGCCACTGCCAGCCGCCCAATCACCGTATCGGTCTCCTGACGGTCGCTGAGCACGCTCAGTACAATGGCTGTGCTGCTGAGCGCCACCAGAAAGCCTGTAAAAAGTGCCGCACGCATCTCGATGCCCAGTCCCAGCAGTAGCCCAAGCACCACGATCGTGGTCAGGCCCACCTGCAATCCTCCACCCAGCAACAGCTCACGCCAGATGCGCCGGAGCTGGTCTAACCTGAACTCAATCCCAATGGTGAACAGCAGCAAAATGACGCCGATCTCGGCGGTACTCTGAATGAGCGTTTCATTACGAACCAGACCCAGCACCCCCGGACCAATCAGCACACCAGCCAGCAGGAACCCCACAATGGGTACCAGCCGAATTTGATAGCACAGATAGGCAATCAGGACACTCGTCACCACAAGCGCCACCAGCTCTCCCAGAAAGGGTAATCCAATGCCTGCCAGCAGCATACGCTCAAACGTATTTGTCTCCCCGTACTACCTCGACGGGCTGGGCATAAACAATCACGGCATAGTACTGAAAGTAATGCGTAGCAATGTGCTCAATGATCCGATCGGCCACGTTTGGACTGACGATTGTCTCGATCTTTACATTGTGGCCCTCCCATTCGCTAGCCCGTACGCCGCGTGATCCCTCACCCGACACCTCGGTCAGCGTGTAGCCGCGGGCACCCAGCGCTTTAAGCTCACGCAGTAAACGCTCCTGCAGCACACGTTCGGCCACAATGGTTACCAGCTTGAGCGTTACAGTCAGCATAGGTCTATTCTCCAATCCATTGTGCTAAGGCAAAATACAACGGAATACCCAGCGCCAGATTGAACGGAAAGGTGATACCCAGCGAAGCCGTCAGATAGAAGGTAGGATTGGCTTCCGGAAGTGAAATGCGTACAGCGGCCGGTGCGGCAATGTAGGAAGCGCTGGCTACCATAGCTCCCAGCACAGCACTGCCCCCCACCGATAGCCCGGTCCAGTGGCCCAGCACGACGGTCAGCGAACCATGCAGCAATGGCATCACGATACCAAATCCTATCAAAAACGGCCCCACGGTTTTCAGATCACGTAGCCGACGGGCAGCTACCAGCCCCATCTC is a window from the Rhodothermus sp. genome containing:
- a CDS encoding cation:proton antiporter; protein product: MLLAGIGLPFLGELVALVVTSVLIAYLCYQIRLVPIVGFLLAGVLIGPGVLGLVRNETLIQSTAEIGVILLLFTIGIEFRLDQLRRIWRELLLGGGLQVGLTTIVVLGLLLGLGIEMRAALFTGFLVALSSTAIVLSVLSDRQETDTVIGRLAVAMLIFQDLAIVAMVLLVPVLGGGHGSALDTLQALGQALLVVGGVLVLARQIVPWLLERIAYTRRHELFLLTVVAICFGTAWLTSLFGVSLALGAFLAGLVVSESTYSEYALSEILPLKALFNAIFFVSVGMLLDVLFVLTQPLLVTGIVLGVLLVKVGATAAAARLLGYPTRVALALGLSLAQIGEFSFVLAQAGRDVGLTPAGMGEAGTQGLLASTVLLMAVTPFLMALGRRLNAQLLRREPPAPAPPVEKAVLEDHVIVVGYGPAGQRLVRVLREAGIPFIVIELNPHTVRTARHEDIPILYGDASRRHILEHAAIERAKVCVVAINDEDATRRIVELARFLNPTLQIIVRTRFLRDVEVLQRVGADIVVPEELETSVRIFTQVLQAYFVPEDEIQRQVAAIRAGDYRIFRGSIQEAHLMVLQGLDEEGLHTRAVVVREGAPVAGKTLAELNLRQRYGLTVLAVRRGNRTIGSPAGDFRIKPGDRLVLIGLADQFARCAELFRPPRPRAAAT
- a CDS encoding transcriptional regulator — encoded protein: MLTVTLKLVTIVAERVLQERLLRELKALGARGYTLTEVSGEGSRGVRASEWEGHNVKIETIVSPNVADRIIEHIATHYFQYYAVIVYAQPVEVVRGDKYV
- the rnc gene encoding ribonuclease III; translation: MRGVRCRLQNWLLRLTGKVTPAVSERLAVMRRLTGLPVQNLTLYEQALTHRSLLRGQPDSHLYSNERLEFLGDAVLGFIVAAYLYERFPDQNEGFLTRLRAKLVNRRALAQAARRLELSAYVQLSEHMERAGGRANDSILSDAFEALIGAIYLDLGLDAARTFVERALLAPLDLEALARQPDNYKSLLLEFAQARGWPQPRYRVVAEEGPSHARTFTVEAWIGNRRLGRGTAGSKKQAEQRAAREALVRLQAAGSVGEERA
- a CDS encoding damage-control phosphatase ARMT1 family protein, with product MAPAIAVPPPLRGIDPHSFAERTVRERWPRIVARTIQENDFPEAINERLRTLHRELPEGPIRPIQDPGAPDLPLWNEWVAPYVGETWASAPWLFAEHYLYRRLLEATGYFQPGPTYLLDPFRKQKAEAFDPTAEIVGMLARAANERAAQPELTRTQLPLLIRTALWSNQLDLSMWSATEAPHHLGTDQETAHVLVDDTDALRAHLETVAPARVDLLADNAGFELLCDLVLIDGLLAADYARLVVLHLKAHPTFVSDALVVDVLEMLDMLAAAPDPAPRTLAERLRRYLADGRLHLSDSFIWNCPLPMRAFPKLPLADLARSDLVIAKGDANYRRLVDDAHWPFTTPFAEVVGYFPAPLLALRTLKAEVVVGLDTARIREVATQDPAWMTNGHWGVIQFYHPPSSP
- a CDS encoding NAD(P)/FAD-dependent oxidoreductase, translating into MAQDRPRVVIVGAGFGGLTLARALHRLPVEVVLIDRQNYHTFQPLLYQVATAGLEPEEIAHAVRGIFQGRRNVRFVMGTVVGVDWNAQAVLLEDGDRIPFDYLVLAAGAVTNYFGIEGAAEYAFPLKTLEDAIALRSHIIRQFEEADRHPERIREGLLNIVVVGGGPTGIEMAGALVEWFELVFRKDYPHLPMNRARVLLVEALDTVLSSYDVRLQQYARQQLRRRGVELHLGDPVARVTSEAVYLQSGERIPTRTVIWAAGVRACPLADRLGLPQTRGGRIEVEADLRVPGYPNVFVIGDLAASRDEAGRLHPQMAPVAIQGARHVARQIQRLLQGQETEPFRYRHRGIMATIGRHAAVAELKSNVRLTGPLAWFAWLALHLVQLIGFRNRLQVLINWAWNYFTYDRSARLIFHIHPVPADYLPEYVTSKATTDA